A region of the Salvia splendens isolate huo1 chromosome 11, SspV2, whole genome shotgun sequence genome:
tcacgaaggttggccacttcgggtagatgccgtcggcaagatagtacctcaTTTTATACTGTCGGTTGTTAACATGAAGTTGATGTTGTCGAAATGAGATACAAGTCTTGCCGGgcgaaaattacaatgaaaataaacaaaggaaaattacacggaaaaactGAAACAATTACATGGGAAAATAtctgtggaaagcggtaagccgagtcgaggagtcatctttccgcaagacgagatacgccccggtagtgctctcggtttggcgtgtcgtccccaaagataaaatggcTTCGTCTCGCGACTGtgtcgtctctccgagacgagaccgagacgcCCGCGAGATGCGTTGCAGATGCTCTGACATCTTCAATTATGGTACTTCTTACGTTTACTTCCTAATAAAATCAGGTTTTTTTGTAGATGAGATGAGTTGACTTAGTTAGCTATTATAGTTGACATTCAAACTTGTTTAGCATAAGCTAGTGAATATAACAAACCCTTACTTGATTAGCATAAGCTAGTCAAATATATCATATTGGGCACTCTTTGATTGGGTGGATGATGTATATATAATTGCTATAATGAATGATGATCATAATTTTGGGGTGACAAAAACTATCCGATTACTTGATTATTATAATGTTGACCAAGCTATCGTGATTTTAGTCACATATGTGAATAATGCAAACTAAACACTTAACTATTTAACAATTACATTGTATTACTCAAATCAAAAGTCTTCTTAGCGTTTTCTAGTGTAAATTAAGATGCAAATAATGATATTCAACATATGTGCATGGTTGTATATTGTTACCATGCCAAATTAGTTTTATgcaatgttttctttttatttattttaattgttgcagaaatttttatattttgaattggaTAATTCGACTCGACTCGACTCGACATagattcaattcaattcaattaccCTAATCATTTATTCATGAAATTAATCTATATCAAGAATATAGTTTTAGGGGTAGAATCATTCTCGGCCCAATTAATAGAAGCGGCCCATTATCTACTACCCATCCATTTTGATTTGAGGGGTAGCCTCGTAAAAATGTAAGCTGCAGGCCCAAAAGCTTTCGTGTTTGGATGCAAAACTACAGGCCCAATTATTGTActctatttataatttttatttttttaaagtggCACTAACAATTTTGGCACCAAAACTAACATCACTAAACCACAAGCCTATGAATGTACCAAAAAAGTTCATTGAATTACgacaaatgaaatgaaaaaaaaaatgtttattcATGTCCACATCTTCAAGTGTGAGAACAAAGCTATTCCACGAGTCATGGTTGAAAGTTGTGGTGCAAACACCCTATGAAATCTTATGAGCCAATCACAAACACCCACAAAAATCCTACACAATTTCCCCCTTTTCCACTCTTTacccttttcatttttttgcatCTACCATACTCGTTGTCACAACATAcatctctaattattatttttggaCATACTATACGACTTATCAATTATCATAAATTAATATGATTCGCAATctaattgaaaatttgaataataGCGGTTTTGTATAAGTTTGGTTGATGGTTTTGAGATTTCAAATGGAATTGTTTTCacatttcaataaattgttcCATTAAATTTATACTCAATtttaaaaacagaaaatataacTTATATGGTGCTGATCATGCTCAAGAACAAGAATGTCTAATGCTTCATTTCTCCTTCTAACCTATGTGCATTCTAAGTCAAAATCTTgtaaatacatttaaaataagGCATCTAAGATCATAGATACTATCACATATAGGACATAATATAGCAATCCTAaaacttaattaaataaatactagcTGTCGATATAATAGTATACTAGTTaaattaagttgtgggattgtCCAAGTCAAACAAATGTTGTGGATATTAGTGGTTAAGTTGTGGCCTGTGGGATATTAGTGGTTATATTATTCCATTTGATAAATGAAGTAATCCTGTTTCCAATCCTAACCCACTCACATATGTTATGAGTTCCGAATTATTTTGAGTTTTTACGTTCccactcctatatatatatatatgcatataagATTATACGTaacaaattataatttaataaaaagatgATAAAAATGTGTGATTTGTAATGTGTCATTTGCTTAAGATTAATTTATCCTAATATTATTTAACCTAGAATCACCCAATACTAATTTTATCACATGAAAAGACGAAGATATATAAAGGAAAATAAACTCCGCCGAAAGGGTTAAAAGGGATACAATGCATCAAGTTGTTCACATGCCCCATTGCCCCAACACGATCCTCTTCCCAATAGATCTTTGTATATTAATTCATACTAGATTTAACAATGGTCAATCCTACTTGATCTACATTATTGACAGTTCATTATAGTTTTTCAGTACTCCATTTTTTAATCCTCTTCCATACTAGTCCTTATAGAATGTGAGCTACCATTTTAGTTTAGATACAAGTCTATCTTCAACTCTTCCATGGGTTAACTAGGTCATTAACCAAAGATCTTGACGGTAAAATAAATAATCAGCGCATCTACTCTTCAACCAATTGGAAAACATCAATATCttcatttttaaaaacaatTCATCATTACCGAACTAAGCATACAACTAATATCGAGATAAAATATTAACCCGTATCTATGAATCTATCCAATCAACAATATTTATAAAACTCAATCTTAATTTTCTATATGAAACCAAACAATAAACACAATAACCATCATTTTACCAAATTTGCACGGCAGTACTATCTCCAAGTTGGGGGTGATGTGGCTCCGATGAAAAAAGAGAGTAGTGTGGATAGAACACGCCCCAAATCAGCCaatcaaaattcaaagaaatccAACCAAtgccactctctctctctcatccactccaaaacaaatcaaaaatcaagaaaactGCCAAAATCATGCATCAATTCAATCCCGAGGCCTCAACCTCATGCTCCCCTCCCCATTTCTGACGACATCGATCACCCCCACCGCAATAATCACTCACAGTCACAAAACCCTCAATTTCCCCTCTCCTTGATTCTAGGTCTTCCGCTTAATTAATCCGTGATTTGAGAAAATTGTGCAATATGGCTGTTTCGAGTGCATTTGTTGGCGCAAAGCTCGAAGCTTTGCTGGTGAGGAACGCGTCGTCGCCGTCGATGTCCGCATCCGCCGCTCCTCGAGCCAGGCGAGCGGCGCTGAGCCGGAGGAATTGGGGAATGATCAAGTGCGAGGCTGCGCCGGACGCTCTGGCTCAAGCCGATGCGGCTGAGCCGACCAATGCAGCTTCTTTCTCAGCCTCGGCTTCGAGCTTATCGGCTCTCGAACAGCTCAAGACCTCCGCCGCTGACAGTATGAACACCTGCCTTATTtggatttgattaattaattgatttcagCTTTCCAGCTATTGTTTTCTAAGATTTGAGCTCACTTGCTTAATTCTAATGATTGCGAATATAATCGATGATATGATTAAGTTTCAGTGATGATATCAAACTAATGATGATGTGAAGCTGTTCTTCCATAAGAATAAACTCAGCCCTAATTTGATTGGAATCTGTTGCATGTTTGTATTCATAttagtaaataatttatttgaattattaGACTTTGATCATACTTTTGAGACGAAATTGAGTTCTACTGTTTGGTCTATTACAACAATCTGATTTTATCTTCTCTTATAATTTTCCTTCATTTTAGagaacaaaatttcatttttttcttatttgtgGGGTCAGTTGTCTTTGCTTGTTTTATGTTAGGAGACTGGGATCTTCTTGCCATCATATTGTTGGATTTTCTTGCAGGATATACAAAAGAAAGAAGCAGCATTGTAGTGATTGGTCTCAGTATCCACACGGCACCTGTTGAAATGCGGGAGAAACTCGCTGTTCCTGAGGCAGAGTGGCCAAGAGCTATAAGCGAGCTCTGTGGTTTGAATCATATCGAAGAGGCTGCTGTTCTGAGTACTTGCAACAGAATGGAAATCTACGTGGTAGCTCTTTCTCGCCACCGAGGGGTTAAAGAAGTGACTGATTGGATGTCCAAGGTATCTATATCTTGACTGTATAATTTTCTAAGCATATTTTGTCCAAGATTACCAGCAACTGCAACGGTCATTCGTGTTGGTTTTTACCATCGATAGCATCTAAACCTTTCAATAGAAGGCGTTGCTGTTAGCCTATAGCAGAAACAAGCTATATTTGTTGAGACTTCTCATCTTTGTAGCATCTGATTTTTTTTCCTGCTAAAGGTTTATATTATCACTGTGAATCTCATGATTGATTGTATGCTTATCAGACTAGTGGGATCCCAGCTTCAGATATCTGTGAGCATCGTTTTCTACTTTATGATCAAGACGCGACTCAACACATCTTTGAAGTGTCGGCTGGGCTGGATTCCTTGGTATTGGGTGAGGGTCAGATCCTGGCTCAAGTGAAGCAAGTGGTTAAGGTCGGGCAGGGAGTGGTGGGCTTTGGACGGAACATAAGTGGTCTCTTTAAACACGCGATCACTGTGGGGAAGCGAGTTAGAACTGAGACGAACATTGCAGCTGGGGCAGTATCCGTGAGTTCAGCTGCGGTGGAGTTGTCTTTGATGAAACTCCCGGAAGCATCACATTCCACTGCTAGAATGCTAGTTGTTGGAGCGGGGAAGATGGGAAAGCTGGTGATCAAGCACTTGGCCGCCAAGGGCTGCACTAAGATGGTGGTGGTGAATCGAACTGAAGACAGAGTCTCCGCCATTCGTGAGGAGATGAAGGATGTTGAGATCATCTACAAACCCCTCACTGAAATGCTAACCTGCACAGCA
Encoded here:
- the LOC121753675 gene encoding glutamyl-tRNA reductase 1, chloroplastic-like, which translates into the protein MAVSSAFVGAKLEALLVRNASSPSMSASAAPRARRAALSRRNWGMIKCEAAPDALAQADAAEPTNAASFSASASSLSALEQLKTSAADRYTKERSSIVVIGLSIHTAPVEMREKLAVPEAEWPRAISELCGLNHIEEAAVLSTCNRMEIYVVALSRHRGVKEVTDWMSKTSGIPASDICEHRFLLYDQDATQHIFEVSAGLDSLVLGEGQILAQVKQVVKVGQGVVGFGRNISGLFKHAITVGKRVRTETNIAAGAVSVSSAAVELSLMKLPEASHSTARMLVVGAGKMGKLVIKHLAAKGCTKMVVVNRTEDRVSAIREEMKDVEIIYKPLTEMLTCTAEADVVFTSTASETPLFLKEHVVDLPPVGSNEGGLRLFVDISVPRNVGACVNDLETARVYNVDDLKEVVAANKEDRLRKAMEAQAIIAEESGQFEAWRDSLETVPTIKKLRAYAERIRGAELEKCLSKMGDDIPKKTRKAVDDLSRGIVNKLLHGPMQHLRCDGSDSRTLSETLENMHALNRMFSLETEISVLEQKIRAKVEQSQN